A window from Zingiber officinale cultivar Zhangliang chromosome 7A, Zo_v1.1, whole genome shotgun sequence encodes these proteins:
- the LOC122000843 gene encoding 7-deoxyloganetin glucosyltransferase-like, translating into MGSSTKTHLLCMALPFQGHINSMLNLAKVLHFKGFFITFVNTEYAHQQLLKHDGSLSALDGLPDFRFASISDGLSHPDDGDEYREDVRKIILASQKNCPASFLRLITALNDPSSGVPPVRCVISDSFVSFTLNATTKLGIPNVFYCTVSVCGFTDFYYCKDLIERGLVPLKSEDDLTNGHLDTIIDWIPGMITVRMRELTSFLRTTDRDEVLLNFVMDGVHASPQATAIIFNTFSELESPLLSACSSMLPPVFDIGPMCLVSHYIPNDSSASSLGGLNMWREDLRCMEWLDEKESGSVLYVNFGSVANLTSKQAVEFGWGLANSGCTFLWVIRPDLVVGDAALLPQEFSEMTKGRSFITSWCPQQRVLAHAAIGGFLTHCGWNSTTESICSGVPMICWPFFADQQINCRYICSVWGIGMEIDEDVTREEVERLIKELMEGQRGKEMKRKTVEWKEKAVEAAKPGGGSWRNLEKFIEEIIME; encoded by the exons ATGGGGAGCTCAACCAAAACTCATCTTCTGTGCATGGCTCTCCCCTTCCAAGGCCACATCAACTCCATGCTCAACCTGGCCAAAGTTCTCCACTTCAAGGGCTTCTTCATAACCTTCGTCAATACCGAGTACGCCCACCAGCAACTTCTCAAACATGACGGATCACTCTCCGCTCTCGACGGCCTCCCTGACTTCCGCTTCGCCAGCATCTCCGATGGCCTCTCGCACCCCGACGACGGCGACGAATACAGAGAAGACGTTAGAAAAATCATTCTTGCCAGCCAAAAGAACTGCCCTGCTTCTTTCCTCAGGCTTATAACCGCGCTGAACGATCCGAGCTCCGGTGTGCCACCTGTAAGATGCGTGATCTCAGATTCCTTCGTCAGCTTCACCCTCAACGCCACCACCAAATTGGGGATCCCTAATGTCTTCTACTGCACAGTGTCCGTGTGTGGCTTCACGGACTTCTACTACTGCAAGGACTTGATCGAGAGGGGCCTCGTCCCATTGAAAA GTGAAGACGATCTTACAAATGGGCATCTGGACACTATCATTGATTGGATACCAGGAATGATAACAGTTCGCATGAGAGAATTGACTAGTTTCTTGCGAACCACCGACCGAGACGAAGTATTGCTCAACTTTGTCATGGATGGAGTGCATGCATCTCCCCAAGCCACAGCGATCATCTTCAACACTTTTTCTGAATTAGAATCACCATTGCTCAGCGCATGTTCATCGATGCTACCGCCAGTGTTCGATATTGGCCCTATGTGCCTAGTTTCTCACTACATTCCCAATGACTCATCAGCCTCATCGCTCGGTGGACTAAACATGTGGAGAGAGGACTTGCGCTGCATGGAATGGTTAGACGAAAAGGAGTCAGGGTCCGTGTTGTATGTCAACTTTGGCAGCGTGGCAAACTTGACGAGCAAGCAGGCCGTGGAGTTCGGATGGGGTTTAGCTAACAGTGGATGCACGTTTCTTTGGGTTATTAGACCTGACCTTGTGGTGGGCGACGCGGCGTTGTTGCCACAGGAGTTCTCGGAGATGACCAAGGGAAGGAGCTTCATCACGAGCTGGTGCCCACAACAGAGGGTGTTGGCTCATGCTGCAATTGGAGGTTTCTTGACACACTGCGGATGGAATTCTACAACGGAAAGCATATGCTCAGGGGTCCCCATGATCTGTTGGCCTTTCTTTGCGGATCAGCAAATTAATTGTAGGTACATATGCTCTGTATGGGGCATTGGAATGGAGATTGATGAAGATGTAACTAGGGAGGAGGTGGAGCGGCTAATCAAGGAGCTGATGGAAGGGCAGAGGGGGAAGGAAATGAAGAGGAAGACAGTGGAGTGGAAAGAAAAAGCAGTTGAGGCAGCCAAACCTGGTGGTGGATCATGGAGAAATTTGGAAAAGTTTATCGAGGAGATAATTATGGAGTGA